CAATGAGTGAAGCAATGCCCCAAACACTAAGCACAATAAGGGAAAAACCTAAATTCATACCCTCGATTGGAGGTAACCCGCCAGACAAATAATTCGGAAGTTCGAGGTTAACCATGAACAAATACTTCGCGGTCTGCCAGGACGCTGCCATACTCGTCAAGATTGTTCCTGCAATCAAAGCGGCCATCATTATAACAATACTTGCAGCAGTACTGCGCACAAGCACAGATACCATAAATGCAAGCATAGCCACAATTACACTCACAAACCAGATCAGTCCTGCCTGCATGAGCATGTACAGCCACTGGTCTACAGCATGCACTGCCGACATATCGACATCTGTTCCCACAACTTTGAATCCTGTGAAGATTGGCATGTTGAAGCCTTTATAACCAAAGACCGCACCCGATATGACATAACATATAATGTAGGCTGATACCACTATGATCGAAACAAACATAATCAGCGTAATTAATTTACTCAAAAGCACTTTCCAGCGTCTAACCGGACGCGTTAAAAGCATTTTAATCGTACCTGTCGTACGTTCACCAGAAACAAGATCTGAAGCAATAGCCATGATTAACAGTGGAATAAACAATCCAACCGCGTTGTTCATGAACTCCCGCGTAAAGGTGACACCGCCCGGTTCTTTGGGATTGATGTCATTCTCAAGATAATACTGCATCTGCTGGATATATACTGTTCTATATTTTTTGTACTCTTCAGGTACCCGATCGCTACCGAGCGAATTTTGATTGTCTGTGATGGCCTGTTGCAGTTCAAGACGCCAATCGCCGCCAAACTTGTCGCGATTATTCTCCGCAGATTTCATCTGGGCATACGTAAACATCGGTACGAGGACCGCAAGTACAATAAATATAATATAAAGCCGTTTTTTCTTCACCATCTTAATCGTTTCATTGCGGATCAGCGGCATGATATTACTCAATGGATTCACCTTCTGTCATTTTTAAGAATAGTTGTTCAAGCGTAGGCTGAATCCGCTGTACCCCTTCAACCTGTATACCAGCTTGAACCATCTGTTGCACCATATCAGGAATTCGATCTTCGTGCATCTCGGCAACCACAGCGTTGGGACCAAGGCCCGCAACAATGGTATCATCCATCACATCCGCAGGTCGACCTACCAGAGCAATGCCTGCATCCTGCAACATTTTTTTGCCTTGCTCCAGTGGTGAAACATGCCATATAGCCAACTTCGAATGATCTTCAATCAGTTCGCTTACACCTCCAACGGCAAGCACACGCCCAGCACTGATAATGGCTACTCTGTCACAGAGAAGCTGGATCTCACTTAACAAGTGACTGCTGACAAATACAGCCATACCTTCGCTGGCAAGTTGCTTAATAAAGACACGAAGTTCCTTAATCCCTTTTGGATCAAGACCATTTGTCGGTTCATCCAGAATAAGCAGACGCGGTCGCCCAAGCAGCGCTTGTGCAATACCGAGCCGTTGACGCATACCCAATGAGTACGTTCTGACTTTATCGTGAATCCGCTGATCCAGACGCACAATATCTACAACTTCCTGAATTCGTTCATTGTCCACACCTGGTTGCATGCGAGCGAAATGCTCCAGGTTCTCCCACCCTGTCAGATATGTATATACCTCCGGATTTTCAACAATGGAGCCTACATACTTCAAAGCACGCTCAGGGTCCCGATTCACATCATAACCACAAACTTTAATTTTTCCTTCTGTTGGTTTGATCAGATCGACCAGCATCCGTATCGTAGTTGTTTTGCCGGCACCGTTGGGACCGAGAAATCCGAAGATTTCACCAGGTTTTACGTCAAATGTAACGTCCTTAATGATCCATTTGCGTCCGATCCGCTTTTTCAGATTCTGTACGGATAGGACGGAATCATACAGTTGCTCTGTCATTAATTTCCGCTCCCTTCTGCCGGTGTATCTGCCTGGAATTCCTGTGCAATCCGAACTGCAATTTGCTCATAACCTTGTCCGTTGGGATGGAAATGATCTGACGAGAGATACTCCCCCAGATGATTTTCAAACAAATCGAATGTAGGGACCAGTGTCATCTTGTCCTCATTGTTCAAAATAGCCAGTGCAGCATCGTTCCATGCAGCTACCACTGCATTACCTGGCTTCTCCAGTTCCTTCACATCGCCAAATGGATTGTACAACCCTATGTACGCAATCTGCGCATCGGGATTAATTTCTTTTACTTTCTTCAATATCTCTTGAAGGCGCTTCGACGTTTCCGGCAAAGCCGCTGCCAGCTGCTCTGCTGTTGGCGGATCTTCCCCCTGTAGAACT
This Paenibacillus xylanexedens DNA region includes the following protein-coding sequences:
- a CDS encoding ABC transporter permease; translated protein: MSNIMPLIRNETIKMVKKKRLYIIFIVLAVLVPMFTYAQMKSAENNRDKFGGDWRLELQQAITDNQNSLGSDRVPEEYKKYRTVYIQQMQYYLENDINPKEPGGVTFTREFMNNAVGLFIPLLIMAIASDLVSGERTTGTIKMLLTRPVRRWKVLLSKLITLIMFVSIIVVSAYIICYVISGAVFGYKGFNMPIFTGFKVVGTDVDMSAVHAVDQWLYMLMQAGLIWFVSVIVAMLAFMVSVLVRSTAASIVIMMAALIAGTILTSMAASWQTAKYLFMVNLELPNYLSGGLPPIEGMNLGFSLIVLSVWGIASLIVSFLVFTKRDILN
- a CDS encoding ABC transporter ATP-binding protein, translating into MTEQLYDSVLSVQNLKKRIGRKWIIKDVTFDVKPGEIFGFLGPNGAGKTTTIRMLVDLIKPTEGKIKVCGYDVNRDPERALKYVGSIVENPEVYTYLTGWENLEHFARMQPGVDNERIQEVVDIVRLDQRIHDKVRTYSLGMRQRLGIAQALLGRPRLLILDEPTNGLDPKGIKELRVFIKQLASEGMAVFVSSHLLSEIQLLCDRVAIISAGRVLAVGGVSELIEDHSKLAIWHVSPLEQGKKMLQDAGIALVGRPADVMDDTIVAGLGPNAVVAEMHEDRIPDMVQQMVQAGIQVEGVQRIQPTLEQLFLKMTEGESIE